From Neisseria cinerea:
GCGGGATGAATTGCCGGTGCAGGAGAAGTTGTCGGATGAAATGCCGTCTGAAGGGCCTGCCAAATCCGTACAGGCGAAAACGGCGGCGGATATTTTGGCGGAACGTATGAAAAACCTCCCGCATGAGCTGCGCCATACTGCCGAACCTGCTTCTCGTCCGGAATCGGAGGTGCTTGCGAAAGCGCGGACGGATGCGCAGCGTGATGCGGAAGAGGCGCGTTACGAACAAACCAACCTGTCTCCGGATTACACGTTTGATACGTTGGTAGAAGGTAAAGGCAACCGCCTAGCAGCTGCCGCCGCGCAGGCGATAGCGGAAAGTCCGGGACAGAGTTATAACCCGTTTTTCCTCTATGGCAGTACGGGTTTGGGTAAAACCCACTTGGTTCAGGCCGTGGGTAACGAGCTGTTGAAAAACCGTCCCGATGCGAAAGTGCGCTATATGCATTCGGACGACTATATCCGCAGCTTTATGAAGGCGGTTCGCAACAATACCTATGACGTATTCAAGCAGCAATACAAGCAATACGACCTGCTGATTATCGACGACATCCAGTTCATCAAAGGCAAAGACCGTACAATGGAGGAATTCTTCTATCTGTACAATCATTTCCACAACGAGAAAAAACAGCTCATCCTCACTTGCGATGTGTTGCCTGCGAAAATCGAAGGCATGGACGACCGGCTCAAATCGCGTTTCTCTTGGGGTTTGACTTTGGAACTCGAACCGCCCGAATTGGAAATGCGCATCGCCATTTTGCAGAAAAAGGCAGAAGCGGCGGGTATCAGCATCGAAGACGAGGCGGCATTGTTTATTGCCAACCTGATCCGTTCCAATGTGCGCGAATTGGAAGGTGCGTTTAACCGTGTCAGTGCGAGCAGCCGCTTTATGAACCGGCCGGTTATCGATATCGATTTGGCGCGTACGGCTTTGCAGGACATTATTGCCGAGAAGCATAAGGTCATTACCGCCGATATCATTATTGATGCCGTTGCCAAATATTACCGTATCAAAATCAGCGATGTGCTCGGTAAGAAACGGACACGAAACATTGCCCGTCCGCGCCAGGTGGCGATGAGCCTGACCAAAGAGCTGACCACGTTGAGTCTGCCGTCTATCGGCGATTCGTTCGGCGGGCGCGACCATACGACCGTTATGCACGGCATCAGGGCCGTGTCGAAACTGCGCGAAGAAGATCCGGAATTGGCTCAGGATTATGAAAAGCTGCTGATTCTGATTCAAAACTGATGGAAAACGTTTTCAGACGGCATGATATTGCACAAGCCGTCCGAAGGGTAAAGATACAAACCGATTCAAAGGAGCGAACATGTTGATTTTACAAGCCGAGCGCGACAGCCTGCTCAAACCGTTGCAAGCCGTTACCGGCATTGTCGAACGCCGCCACACCCTGCCTATCCTGTCTAATGTGCTGATTGAGGGCAGGGATGGTCAACCCCGGCTTTTGGCAACCGATTTGGAAATCCAAATCGATACCTCCGGTCCGGAATGCAGTGCGGCGGATTTTCGTATTACGACCAATGCCAAGAAATTTCAGGATATTTTACGGGCACTGCCGGCAGGTGCATTGGTTTCGTTGGATTGGGACGACAACCGTCTGACGTTGAAAGCGGGCAAGTCCCGTTTTGCCCTGCAAACCCTGCCTGCCGAAGATTTTCCGCAAATGAATATCGGCGAGGATGTCAGTGCCGTTTTCGAGTTGGAACAGGAAGCCTTCAAGTCCATGCTTTCGCAGGTTCAATACAGTATGGCGGTGCAGGACATCCGCTATTATCTCAACGGTTTGCTGATGCAGGTCGAAGGCGGGCAATTGCGCCTTGTGGCGACAGACGGACACCGGCTTGCTTATTCGGCTTGCGCCATTGATACGGATTTGCCGCGAACCGAGGTTATTTTGCCGCGCAAAACGGTTTTGGAGCTTTTCAAACTGTTGAATAATCCGTCCGATCCGATTCAGGTGGAACTCTTGGACAAGCAGGTTCGCTTCCGTTGCAACGGCACAACCATCGTCAGCAAAGTCATTGACGGCAAATTCCCTGATTTCAACCGTGTGATTCCTTTGGATAACGACAAGATTTTCGTGTTGTCGAGGGCGGAATTGTTGGGCGCGTTGGAACGTGCATCGATTCTTGCCAATGAAAAATTCCGCGGTGCGCGATTGTTTTTGCAGCCCGGCCTCTTGAGCGTTGTGTGCAGCAACAACGAACAGGAAGAAGCGCGCGAAGAAATCGAGATTGCTTATCAGGGCGGCGAACTTGAGGTCGGTTTCAATATCGGTTATCTGATGGACGTGTTGCGAAATATTCATTCCGACGATGTGCAGCTTGCTTTCGGCGATGCCAACCGTTCGACCTTGTTTACCGTGCCGAACAATCCGAATTTCAAATATATCGTGATGCCGATGCGCATCTGATTGGTTGACCGCGAGTGTGCGTGTGGAAAGAATAACCCCGAAACAGAGGAGACAGTTTCGGGGTTTTCCGTATTCGGCGTATATCGGCGCATACGGTATCCGGCGTGGTTTGCCGTGACAAGGAGGATTGGCCGGTAAAACGGATACCGTCTGAAATCCTGTTTCAGACGGCATTTTGACGGGGCATGGGTTTGGTAGGACGGTCAGCCGCCGTGCAGAACCCACAAATCGTTTTGCAGGTCGACTTCGGATTCGCCTTCGGCAGGTGTGGCTCTGATATAGCTGCCGTCCGGCTGCATCAGCCATGCATGGGTGTTGTCGTCCAGTGCCATGGTCAGTCCTTCATGTATAACGCGCTTTTTGAGGGTTGGCGTGGTAACGGGCGTTGCTACTTCAATGCGGCGGAAGAAGTTGCGCCCCATCCAGTCTGCGCTGGAAATGAACGTATCGTCCGCGCCGTTGTTGTGGAAGCAGTAAATCCGTGAGTGTTCGAGCTGTCTGCCGACGATGGAGCGGACGCGGATGTTTTCGGACAATCCTTTTACACCGGGACGCAGGGTGCACATGCCGCGCACAATCAAGTCGACTTGCACGCCTGCCGCGCTGGCTTGGTACAGCGCATCAATCACACTCGGTTCGATAAGCGAATTCATCTTGGCAGTAATCCGTGCCGGCTTGCCTACTTTGGCGTGTGCGGTTTCCTGCCTGATGCGGTTGATGATCATTTTGTGCAGGGTAAAGGGGCTTTGATAGAGCTTGTTCAGACGGCCGGGTTTACCCAAACCTGTGATTTCCATAAACAAAGTGTTTACGTCAGCGGTAATTTGGTCGTCGTCGGTAATGATGCCGAAGTCGGTGTAGATGCGCGATGTGCCTTGGTGGTAGTTGCCGGTACCGAGGTGGGCATAACGTTTGAGCACGCCGTCCTCGCGGCGGATTACCAGTGCCATTTTGGCATGAACTTTGTAGCCGAATACGCCGTAAACGACGTGTGCACCTGCATTTTCAAGCTGTTGCGCCCAGTTGACGTTGTTGGCCTCATCAAAACGCGCCATCAGTTCGACCACGACGGTAACCTGTTTGCCTGCCAACGCGGCCTTCATCAAGGCGCGTACGAGTTCGGAATTGCTGCCGGTGCGGTAGATGGTCATTTTGACGGCAAGGACGGCGGGGTCTGCGGCGGCTTCGCGTATCATGTGGACGACGGGGTCGAAGGACTGGTACGGATGGTGCAGAAGGATGGGTGCGCGGCGTATCAGTTTGAATATCGAGCCGTTTTTACCCAAGGCTTTCAACCTGCCTTGTGTATGGGGCGGAAATTTTAAATCAGGACGGTCAACCAAATCGGGAACGGCGTTGAGGCGTACGAGGTTGACCGGACCTTTGACTTGGTAAAGTTCGGCAGCGGTCAGCCTGAATTGCGACAGCAGGAAGTCGTGGATGTAGGCGGGGCAGGTGTCGGCGACTTCAAGGCGTACGCCGTCTCCGTATTCCCGGTCGTGCAGTTCGTTTTGGATGGCGGCCCGGAGGTTTTTGAGGTCTTCTTCATCGACGGTCAGGTCGCTGTCGCGGGTGAGGCGGAATTGGTGGCAGCCTTTGACCGTCATGCTGGGAAAGAGTTTGCCGACGTGGGCGTGCAGGATGGAGGAGAGGAAGACAAAGCCGCTGCCGCCTTGGCATAATTCTGCAGGCAGGGGGACGACGCGTGGCAGGATGCGCGGTGCCTGGACAATCGCCATACCCGAGGGTCTGCCGAATGCGTCTGTGCCGTCGAGTTCTACGGCAAAGTTCAGCGATTTGTTCAGCGGGCGTGGGAACGGGTGGGAGGGGTCAAGGCCGATGGGGGTCAGAATCGGCAACAACTCACGGTCAAAATAGTCTTCAATCCATTTTTTCTGTGTGTCTGTCCAATTTCGGCGGCGGTAAAAAAAGATGCCTTCTTGTGCCAGTTCTGGTTGAAGGACGTTGTTAAACAGGTCGTATTGGTGCTGAATCAGCGAACGTGCTGCCTTAGTAACGTCCGCAATGGTTTCAGACGGCATTTTGCCGTTGTCCAGCTTGCACCGGGGATGCAGTTTGTCCTCCCTTTTAAGCCAAGCCATGCGGACTTCGAAGAATTCGTCGAGGTTGGATGAAACGATGCACAGGAAACGCAGACGTTCCAGCAGGGGGACGTTTTTGTCTTCTGCCTGCGCCAAAACACGGCGGTTGAATTCCAGCAGGCTCAGTTCTCGGCAGAGGATGCGGTTTTGTTCGTGCATAAGGTTCTCCCAGGTGCTGTCTGATTGTTCTGTTGGAAAAGGCGGTAATACCCCCTGAAATCTTGAAGGTGTTTTTAACGTTTTTCAGACGGCATATGCATGGCTTTTATTAGGATTTGGGGCATGATGTGAAAACGGATACCGCTATATACGGTATCCGTTTGTTTAAATTACTTCCAATACAAAATAATGGCGCAGTTTTTCGTATACCGCGTCGCTTACGTTGATGCAGCCGTTGGTCATAATCCTGTCGGACACAACCGAAGATGCGATACGTTCGCTCCGTCTTTCCGACGGTATCTGATTCCAAACGCGGTGCAGGGCAAACAGGAAGTCACCTTCCTGTTTGAAGCCGATAACTTCGCCGCCGTATCCGGGTTTGTTGGTACTGTTCAGTGTCAAACCAAACTTCCCTTTGGGTGTGGAAACGCCGAGAAGGACGGGATGGCACTGATGGTCATCGGCAAAACAGAGTTCCGCTTTGGATGTGTTTACGATGACTTTTTTCTTTTGAATATAGGCGTTGACCGCATCCGGTTGCCCCTGTGCATATACGGGGGCAACCATTGACAGGCCGCATAATATCCCTAAAAACAGGCGGAACGGCATGTCGGATTATTGGCGGATACGTTTAGGCGTTGCCGGTACGATTTCGCGGATGATGACTTGCGGCTCGGCTTTTGGTGCAGGCGGCGGGCAGACGGCATCTTTCGGGAATACTGGATTCCAGTAGAAGCTGCGGGCAAATTTGTCTTTATCGAAAATAATTTTGTATTGACAGGTGGTAACGCCTTCTACGCCGGAAGTGTTTTCAGGGTCGGTACCTACGCCCGGGGTGTAGAAGTGGAACAGGTAATCCCATTCGCGCACGCCGTACATGCCTT
This genomic window contains:
- a CDS encoding outer membrane protein assembly factor BamE — protein: MKTKQIVKLGLAVLAAGVLSACATKSNVKADGTTDNPVFPKPYSLTFNNDRGTFPTYDELDLMRPGLTKDDIYKILGRPHYNEGMYGVREWDYLFHFYTPGVGTDPENTSGVEGVTTCQYKIIFDKDKFARSFYWNPVFPKDAVCPPPAPKAEPQVIIREIVPATPKRIRQ
- the dnaN gene encoding DNA polymerase III subunit beta, whose amino-acid sequence is MLILQAERDSLLKPLQAVTGIVERRHTLPILSNVLIEGRDGQPRLLATDLEIQIDTSGPECSAADFRITTNAKKFQDILRALPAGALVSLDWDDNRLTLKAGKSRFALQTLPAEDFPQMNIGEDVSAVFELEQEAFKSMLSQVQYSMAVQDIRYYLNGLLMQVEGGQLRLVATDGHRLAYSACAIDTDLPRTEVILPRKTVLELFKLLNNPSDPIQVELLDKQVRFRCNGTTIVSKVIDGKFPDFNRVIPLDNDKIFVLSRAELLGALERASILANEKFRGARLFLQPGLLSVVCSNNEQEEAREEIEIAYQGGELEVGFNIGYLMDVLRNIHSDDVQLAFGDANRSTLFTVPNNPNFKYIVMPMRI
- the ppk1 gene encoding polyphosphate kinase 1, which gives rise to MHEQNRILCRELSLLEFNRRVLAQAEDKNVPLLERLRFLCIVSSNLDEFFEVRMAWLKREDKLHPRCKLDNGKMPSETIADVTKAARSLIQHQYDLFNNVLQPELAQEGIFFYRRRNWTDTQKKWIEDYFDRELLPILTPIGLDPSHPFPRPLNKSLNFAVELDGTDAFGRPSGMAIVQAPRILPRVVPLPAELCQGGSGFVFLSSILHAHVGKLFPSMTVKGCHQFRLTRDSDLTVDEEDLKNLRAAIQNELHDREYGDGVRLEVADTCPAYIHDFLLSQFRLTAAELYQVKGPVNLVRLNAVPDLVDRPDLKFPPHTQGRLKALGKNGSIFKLIRRAPILLHHPYQSFDPVVHMIREAAADPAVLAVKMTIYRTGSNSELVRALMKAALAGKQVTVVVELMARFDEANNVNWAQQLENAGAHVVYGVFGYKVHAKMALVIRREDGVLKRYAHLGTGNYHQGTSRIYTDFGIITDDDQITADVNTLFMEITGLGKPGRLNKLYQSPFTLHKMIINRIRQETAHAKVGKPARITAKMNSLIEPSVIDALYQASAAGVQVDLIVRGMCTLRPGVKGLSENIRVRSIVGRQLEHSRIYCFHNNGADDTFISSADWMGRNFFRRIEVATPVTTPTLKKRVIHEGLTMALDDNTHAWLMQPDGSYIRATPAEGESEVDLQNDLWVLHGG
- a CDS encoding L,D-transpeptidase translates to MPFRLFLGILCGLSMVAPVYAQGQPDAVNAYIQKKKVIVNTSKAELCFADDHQCHPVLLGVSTPKGKFGLTLNSTNKPGYGGEVIGFKQEGDFLFALHRVWNQIPSERRSERIASSVVSDRIMTNGCINVSDAVYEKLRHYFVLEVI